In a single window of the Palaemon carinicauda isolate YSFRI2023 chromosome 10, ASM3689809v2, whole genome shotgun sequence genome:
- the LOC137648388 gene encoding tripartite motif-containing 13-like, whose product MASNALECDICSNVFSEDNCPRNLPCSHTFCGPCINRIIMTLKKTCPTCREGFTATTAEDLIINRSLLDVVNQLSTLNLKPKPNEFGKKFNKELNQETKNRILAELQIVEEMENVFSATENLNEMKSELQGTKKEIGRFKKNLMEIELYIEEMLGDINIFGDQLESTTDLTLYEPFDDDQEKVKKIKDLLRKNQKERDDVKNKIFNMKKRLKVVAEDIEKVCGIDPAMEEERFAGMIREKQMVTPITVKTRKHVSPSHYAEKDVIPKSLVTEHKEALMNVSSRKAFLDLAVEGTFLERIVIRVIDEGNLALKFLHMCAGDLGSSYANSHYLCVKRKGEAGERIVVRGYGIPDFGYTVDWNRERQGEIYKRMPWKAGDVRGWFSNEKASEFFVVIRDIPYWTNNCFGIVEEGLDALRDAISLYPDIKIVQIVNRGLFSPHFIKDES is encoded by the exons ATG gcGTCCAACGCCTTGGAGTGTGACATCTGCAGTAATGTATTTTCTGAAGACAATTGTCCAAGGAATCTCCCTTGTTCCCACACTTTCTGTGGCCCTTGCATCAATAGGATTATTATGACCCTAAAGAAAACTTGTCCTACTTGCAGAGAAGGATTCACAGCCACTACAGCTGAAGACCTGATTATCAACAGAAGCCTTCTTGACGTGGTAAATCAGCTTTCAACATTAAACTTAAAACCCAAGCCTAATGAATTTGGAAAGAAATTTAATAAGGAATTAAACCAGGAAACAAAAAATAGAATCTTGGCGGAACTTCAAATCGTTGAAGAGATGGAAAATGTTTTCTCGGCCACTGAAAACCTCAATGAGATGAAAAGTGAACTTCAGGGCACCAAGAAGGAGAttggaagatttaaaaaaaatttgatggaGATTGAACTCTACATAGAAGAAATGTTGGGTGATATCAACATATTTGGAGATCAACTAGAATCAACGACTGACCTCACTTTGTATGAACCTTTCGATGATGATCAAGAAAAAGTCAAGAAAATAAAAGATCTTCTTCGGAAGAAccagaaagaaagagatgatgttAAAAAT aaaattttcaatatgaaaaaaaggttaaaagttGTAGCTGAAGATATAGAAAAGGTTTGTGGGATAGACCCTGCTATGGAGGAAGAAAGATTTGCTGGGATGATTAGAGAAAAGCAGATGGTGACTCCAATAACGGTCAAGACAAGAAAACATGTCAGCCCAAGCCATTATGCAGAGAAGGACGTTATACCAAAATCCCTTGTCACAGAG CACAAAGAGGCCCTGATGAATGTATCCTCACGAAAGGCGTTCCTGGATCTGGCCGTTGAAGGGACATTTCTTGAAAGGATAGTGATCAGAGTGATAGATGAAGGTAATTTGGCACTCAAATTTCTCCATATGTGTGCTGGAGATCTTGGATCCTCTTATGCCAACTCTCATTACTTATGTGTGAAAAGAAAGGGTGAAGCTGGTGAACGTATCGTTGTTAGAGGATATGGAATACCGGATTTTGGATATACTGTAGATTGGAATAGGGAGAGACAGGGGGAGATTTACAAACGTATGCCATGGAAGGCTGGAGATGTGAGGGGATGGTTCTCAAATGAAAAAGCTTCCGAGTTCTTTGTTGTCATCCGAGACATTCCGTATTGGACTAATAATTGCTTTGGGATTGTGGAGGAAGGACTTGATGCACTGAGAGATGCCATTTCACTGTATCCAGACATCAAGATTGTCCAAATTGTTAACAGGGGCCTATTTTCTCCACACTTTATCAAAGATGAATCTTAG